The Flavobacterium commune genome contains a region encoding:
- a CDS encoding alpha-L-fucosidase: MRTKILFTLLSLLQFSVYAQEKNPMPAIPAPLAVNSVPMGDLETFPEVKLELPIAKGPFEPNWESIEKNYPGEPAWLRDAKFGIWVHFGPQAAGESGDWYARNLYKTDKVAYKNHIKKYGHPSESGYKEVLRDWNPTKLDPEKLTKIYQDAGARFLMIQGVHHDNYDMWNSKYQPWNSVNIGPKRDLIGEWSKACKSVGMRYGVTFHHEYTWWWWQTAFGSDKEGAKKGIPYDGHLTLADGKGKWWEGYDPKMLYGIDLREYKGVEKNAHTDWTPPPAGIFSNHLGYAKWYATNWALRMMDVVQHYDPDFIYTDGTVQGPFTGDGTGAGLKANAMQSVIADFYNTSLQRRGEVNTFSIVKFRHNTNGTVNTEEFGIPSEIKKDQPWIAEAPVGDWFYAPDFTYDSGMMIRYIIEAIARDGNAAICISLLPDGSINDESQKMLKEVGNWMRVNGEGVYGSHAWVIPAEGEMINGKLKMLPGGKLGSRQAEFKFNAQDIRFTIGKNNKLYAFCMNVPAPNTQIKIKSLGTAANNYGKKVKTVKLLGYKGKLKWKETADGLIIKCPKNMPFATAITFEIE; encoded by the coding sequence ATGAGAACGAAAATTTTATTCACGCTGTTATCTCTACTTCAGTTTAGTGTTTATGCCCAAGAAAAAAATCCTATGCCCGCTATACCAGCTCCATTAGCTGTGAATAGCGTGCCAATGGGAGATTTGGAAACATTTCCTGAGGTAAAGTTAGAATTACCTATTGCAAAAGGGCCTTTTGAACCCAATTGGGAATCGATAGAAAAAAACTACCCTGGAGAGCCTGCCTGGCTTCGTGATGCGAAGTTTGGAATATGGGTTCATTTTGGACCGCAAGCTGCAGGAGAAAGTGGGGATTGGTATGCGCGTAATCTTTATAAAACTGATAAAGTTGCCTATAAAAATCATATTAAAAAGTATGGACATCCTTCTGAATCAGGATACAAAGAAGTTTTGCGTGATTGGAATCCAACAAAGTTAGATCCGGAGAAACTCACAAAAATTTATCAGGATGCAGGTGCTCGTTTTTTAATGATTCAAGGAGTGCATCATGATAATTACGATATGTGGAATTCTAAATACCAGCCTTGGAATTCAGTAAACATTGGACCAAAAAGAGATTTGATTGGTGAATGGTCAAAAGCCTGTAAATCAGTCGGAATGCGATATGGAGTGACTTTTCATCACGAATACACATGGTGGTGGTGGCAAACAGCATTTGGAAGCGATAAAGAAGGAGCTAAAAAAGGAATTCCTTATGATGGTCATCTTACGCTTGCTGATGGTAAAGGAAAATGGTGGGAAGGATACGATCCGAAAATGCTTTATGGTATCGATTTAAGAGAGTACAAAGGAGTAGAAAAAAATGCCCATACTGATTGGACACCACCACCAGCAGGAATATTTAGTAATCATTTAGGATATGCTAAATGGTATGCCACAAATTGGGCTTTAAGGATGATGGATGTTGTGCAACATTACGACCCTGATTTTATTTATACTGATGGTACCGTTCAAGGACCATTTACAGGAGATGGAACAGGAGCAGGTTTAAAAGCAAATGCCATGCAAAGCGTTATAGCTGATTTTTACAATACTAGTTTACAGCGTCGAGGTGAGGTAAATACTTTTAGCATTGTTAAGTTTCGTCATAACACTAATGGTACAGTAAATACCGAGGAGTTTGGTATTCCTTCGGAGATTAAAAAAGACCAGCCCTGGATTGCGGAAGCTCCCGTAGGAGATTGGTTTTATGCTCCCGACTTTACCTATGATTCAGGTATGATGATTCGCTATATAATTGAAGCTATAGCACGTGATGGAAATGCAGCAATATGTATTTCTTTATTGCCTGACGGTTCAATTAATGATGAGAGTCAAAAGATGTTGAAAGAAGTAGGAAACTGGATGCGAGTTAATGGAGAAGGAGTATATGGAAGTCATGCCTGGGTAATTCCAGCCGAAGGGGAAATGATTAATGGAAAGTTAAAAATGCTTCCTGGAGGAAAATTGGGTAGTAGGCAAGCTGAATTTAAATTTAACGCTCAGGATATCCGATTTACAATTGGTAAAAACAATAAACTGTATGCCTTTTGTATGAATGTACCAGCTCCGAATACTCAAATAAAAATTAAGTCTCTTGGTACAGCTGCAAATAACTATGGCAAGAAAGTTAAAACCGTTAAGTTGTTAGGTTACAAAGGAAAACTAAAATGGAAAGAAACGGCAGATGGATTAATAATAAAATGTCCTAAGAATATGCCATTTGCTACTGCTATTACTTTTGAAATTGAGTAA
- a CDS encoding helix-turn-helix domain-containing protein, which yields MNSFLLPKTLKEKDEHGNYGVWWHENNPGPLKKLPFISQFGSMKFSKVRIDDTMRPHLNDGIEIHYVNSGKYDWVIEGKEIELFPENLSVTAPWHENGSISGIMDIGQINWIIIKPFEFSKNTALDLGNWSKLSKSFQQNLGEMIGDANNAVLEKAKNFKKYFDELRNELAFQEEGFEIKVQNILENLFIDLHRQLSNKIQKNQEDDSFIEKLTQLLQSDLIKKWHIEDLAAVFSMGKTKFTYEVKKLTGFPPNSFIISLKLEKAIQLIQNEKNSNMSEIAFVCGFSSLQHFTSTFSQRNGISPRKFQIQQQKKRK from the coding sequence ATGAATTCTTTTTTATTACCAAAAACCTTGAAAGAAAAAGACGAACATGGTAATTATGGCGTTTGGTGGCACGAAAACAATCCGGGTCCCTTAAAAAAACTCCCTTTTATCAGTCAGTTTGGTAGTATGAAATTTTCCAAAGTCCGTATTGACGACACCATGCGACCGCATCTTAATGACGGAATTGAGATTCATTATGTCAACAGCGGGAAATACGATTGGGTAATTGAAGGCAAGGAAATTGAATTATTCCCCGAAAATTTATCTGTTACCGCACCCTGGCACGAAAACGGCAGTATTTCAGGAATCATGGACATTGGCCAAATCAATTGGATTATCATCAAACCTTTTGAATTTTCAAAAAACACAGCTTTAGACCTAGGCAATTGGAGTAAATTATCTAAAAGTTTCCAACAAAATCTGGGAGAAATGATAGGCGATGCCAACAATGCCGTACTCGAAAAAGCAAAGAATTTTAAAAAATATTTTGACGAACTCCGAAACGAATTAGCCTTTCAGGAAGAAGGTTTTGAGATAAAAGTCCAAAATATTCTGGAGAATCTTTTTATTGATTTACACCGACAACTTTCGAATAAAATTCAGAAAAATCAGGAAGACGACAGCTTTATTGAAAAACTAACGCAATTGCTTCAAAGTGATTTAATAAAGAAATGGCACATTGAAGATTTGGCTGCTGTGTTTAGCATGGGAAAAACCAAATTTACTTATGAAGTAAAAAAACTAACCGGATTTCCACCCAACAGTTTTATCATTAGTTTAAAACTGGAAAAAGCGATCCAGTTAATTCAAAACGAAAAAAACAGCAACATGTCTGAAATTGCTTTTGTCTGTGGGTTTTCGTCATTACAACATTTCACCTCTACTTTTTCACAACGCAACGGAATCAGTCCAAGAAAATTCCAGATTCAACAACAGAAGAAAAGAAAATAG
- a CDS encoding acyl-CoA thioesterase — protein MTPKHPSESLTILTDLVLPSETNHINNLFGGELLARMDRAASIAAQRHSRNISVTASVNHVAFTKAILLGSVVTIEAKVSRAFKTSMEVYIDVWVEDRESGVKTKANEAIYTFVAVDQKGKPVEVAQIIPETELEKQRYDAALRRKQLSLVLAGKMKPEEATELKALFV, from the coding sequence ATGACACCAAAACATCCATCGGAATCCTTAACTATTTTGACTGATTTGGTTTTGCCAAGTGAGACCAACCATATCAATAATCTTTTCGGAGGCGAATTGTTAGCCCGGATGGATCGTGCGGCCAGTATTGCGGCGCAGAGACATTCCAGAAATATTTCAGTTACTGCTTCGGTGAATCATGTGGCTTTTACCAAGGCTATTTTGTTGGGAAGTGTGGTAACTATTGAGGCAAAGGTTTCCAGAGCTTTTAAGACTTCGATGGAGGTTTATATTGATGTTTGGGTAGAAGATAGAGAATCGGGTGTGAAAACTAAAGCTAATGAAGCTATTTATACTTTTGTTGCGGTTGACCAAAAAGGAAAACCTGTAGAAGTTGCCCAAATCATTCCTGAAACTGAATTGGAAAAACAGCGTTATGATGCGGCTTTAAGACGCAAACAATTGAGTTTAGTCCTGGCAGGAAAAATGAAACCCGAAGAGGCTACGGAGTTGAAAGCGTTGTTTGTGTAA
- the dprA gene encoding DNA-processing protein DprA encodes MTTSDLFYVLALQRVEGIGDIMAKKLIGHCGSAEAVFKTKSSQLAAIDGVGSILLKNLKDQSVFDKANKELEFIQNNNINVSYFQDENYPDRLKHCVDAPVLLFTAGNIDLKNRKIISIVGTRQITSYGMEFCKKLIEDLTPLDPVIVSGFAYGVDIVAHQLAVENNLQTIGVLAHGLNQIYPKNHKKYMAKMETNGGFMTEFWSSTNPDKENFVKRNRIVAGIAEATIVIESAERGGSLITANMANDYNRDVFAVPGRTTDKYSIGCNNLIKTQKANMLTSAADLIYMLNWDIKEEPKAVQKQLFVTLDSDEQKIYDYLLKTGKELMDIIALECEFPIYRISALLLNMELKGVIRPLPGKLFEAI; translated from the coding sequence ATGACAACATCGGATTTATTTTACGTATTGGCTTTGCAAAGAGTAGAAGGCATAGGCGACATCATGGCAAAGAAATTAATTGGCCATTGTGGTTCGGCCGAAGCTGTTTTTAAAACAAAAAGCAGCCAGCTCGCCGCAATTGACGGTGTAGGCAGCATACTACTTAAAAACCTGAAAGATCAAAGTGTATTTGACAAAGCCAATAAAGAATTGGAATTCATTCAGAACAACAACATTAACGTATCCTATTTTCAAGACGAGAATTATCCCGACAGACTCAAACATTGCGTTGATGCTCCGGTATTACTGTTTACAGCAGGTAACATCGATTTGAAAAACAGAAAAATAATCAGCATTGTGGGAACACGTCAAATCACTTCTTACGGAATGGAATTTTGTAAAAAACTAATTGAAGATTTGACACCACTTGACCCTGTAATTGTTAGCGGATTTGCATATGGTGTTGATATTGTTGCGCATCAACTGGCTGTGGAAAACAATTTACAAACCATTGGTGTACTGGCTCATGGTCTAAACCAAATCTACCCTAAAAACCACAAGAAATACATGGCTAAGATGGAAACCAACGGCGGTTTTATGACCGAGTTTTGGAGTTCGACTAATCCGGATAAAGAAAATTTTGTAAAAAGAAATCGGATTGTAGCAGGTATTGCCGAAGCTACCATAGTTATCGAATCAGCAGAGAGAGGAGGTTCATTAATTACCGCTAATATGGCCAATGATTACAACCGTGATGTTTTTGCCGTTCCCGGTCGCACGACTGACAAATACAGCATAGGCTGCAACAACCTCATCAAAACCCAAAAAGCCAACATGCTCACCAGCGCCGCCGATTTAATTTATATGCTCAATTGGGACATTAAAGAAGAACCTAAAGCGGTTCAAAAACAATTGTTCGTTACTTTAGATAGCGACGAACAAAAAATATACGATTACCTCTTAAAAACAGGAAAAGAATTAATGGACATTATTGCTTTGGAATGTGAGTTTCCTATTTACAGAATCTCGGCTTTATTATTAAACATGGAACTTAAAGGAGTTATTAGACCATTGCCGGGAAAACTTTTTGAAGCGATATAA
- the trpS gene encoding tryptophan--tRNA ligase yields MAKILTGVQSTGTPHLGNLLGAIIPAIQLSNNSANESFLFIADLHSVTQIKNGETLRNNTYSVAAAWLAFGLDVNKVVFYRQSDVPQTAELSWYLSCFFPYQRLTLAHSFKDKADRLDDVNAGLFSYPMLMAADILLYDAEFVPVGKDQLQHLEMTRDVASRFNHQMGETFVLPEPKIQDDSMLIPGTNGGKMSKSANNIINIFLEDKALRKQVMSIETDSTPLEAPKNPDTCNAFAIYSLLANEEQIAIMRANYLGGNYGYGHAKQALFELICETFKTEREKYHYYINNLEEVDALLKIGAEKASAIANGVLARVREKLGFGIK; encoded by the coding sequence ATGGCAAAAATACTTACGGGAGTTCAAAGTACGGGAACTCCACATTTAGGGAACTTACTTGGAGCAATTATTCCAGCAATACAATTATCTAATAATTCAGCAAACGAATCTTTTCTTTTTATTGCCGATTTGCATTCGGTAACCCAAATAAAAAACGGAGAAACTTTAAGAAATAATACATACAGCGTTGCAGCAGCCTGGTTGGCGTTTGGATTAGATGTGAACAAAGTGGTTTTCTACAGACAGTCGGATGTGCCACAAACAGCTGAACTGTCTTGGTATTTGAGCTGTTTTTTTCCGTATCAAAGGCTGACTTTGGCACATTCTTTCAAAGACAAAGCAGATAGATTAGACGATGTAAATGCAGGTTTGTTTTCGTATCCAATGTTGATGGCTGCTGATATTTTGTTGTATGATGCCGAGTTTGTTCCAGTGGGTAAAGACCAGTTGCAACATTTAGAAATGACACGTGATGTGGCTTCTCGTTTTAATCACCAAATGGGAGAAACGTTTGTGCTTCCGGAACCCAAAATTCAGGACGACAGTATGTTGATTCCGGGAACCAATGGCGGAAAAATGAGTAAATCAGCTAATAATATCATTAATATTTTTCTGGAAGACAAAGCCTTGCGCAAACAGGTAATGAGCATTGAAACCGATAGTACACCACTGGAAGCTCCTAAAAATCCGGATACTTGTAATGCCTTTGCAATTTATTCTTTATTGGCCAATGAAGAGCAAATTGCAATTATGAGAGCCAATTATTTAGGTGGCAATTATGGTTATGGTCACGCCAAACAAGCTTTGTTTGAGTTAATCTGTGAAACCTTCAAAACTGAAAGAGAGAAATACCACTATTACATCAACAATTTAGAAGAAGTAGATGCTTTGTTGAAAATAGGTGCTGAAAAAGCTTCGGCTATTGCTAATGGTGTTTTGGCTAGAGTGAGAGAAAAGTTAGGATTTGGGATAAAGTAA
- a CDS encoding GxxExxY protein → MTENDISKIVIGLAIEVHKALGSGLLENTYKECLFYKINKAGLLVEKEKPMPVIFEEVKIDCGYRVDLLVEKKLIVELKSVESLSVIHLAQTLTYLKLGNYKLGLLINFNEILLKNGIRRVVNNL, encoded by the coding sequence ATGACAGAAAATGATATTTCAAAAATTGTAATCGGTTTAGCGATTGAAGTTCACAAAGCGCTTGGTTCGGGTTTGTTAGAGAATACCTATAAAGAATGTTTGTTTTACAAAATAAATAAAGCCGGACTTTTAGTTGAAAAAGAGAAACCGATGCCTGTGATTTTTGAGGAAGTAAAAATAGACTGTGGATATAGGGTTGATTTACTAGTTGAGAAAAAACTAATAGTTGAACTTAAAAGTGTGGAGTCTTTAAGTGTAATTCATCTTGCTCAAACTTTGACTTATCTAAAATTAGGAAATTATAAACTCGGACTATTAATAAATTTCAATGAGATTCTGTTGAAAAACGGAATCAGAAGAGTTGTAAATAATTTATAA
- a CDS encoding L-rhamnose mutarotase — MNAKRLCYACDLVDSPELIEIYKSYHSKENAWPEITKSIKDSGIIDMEIYLLANRLFMIMEVDESYTPERKQMMDAANPKVQEWEELMWKFQQAPPGAKEGEKWLPMEQIYKLE; from the coding sequence ATGAATGCAAAGAGATTGTGCTATGCCTGCGATTTAGTAGATAGCCCAGAATTAATAGAAATATACAAAAGCTATCATTCTAAAGAAAATGCTTGGCCTGAAATTACTAAAAGCATTAAGGATTCTGGTATTATAGACATGGAAATTTATCTTCTGGCTAACAGATTGTTTATGATTATGGAAGTAGATGAAAGCTATACTCCGGAGCGCAAACAAATGATGGATGCCGCCAATCCAAAAGTTCAGGAATGGGAAGAATTGATGTGGAAATTTCAACAAGCGCCTCCGGGAGCTAAAGAGGGTGAAAAATGGTTGCCGATGGAACAAATATATAAATTGGAATGA
- a CDS encoding HU domain-containing protein encodes MNIEHYIGQLLYRYQCVTVPGFGAFLTEIQSAQWVESANSFFPPKKLISFNTNIKNNDGLLANHIARAEKTSYEYAISAIQYEVLNWKKELEKNRILTIKNIGSFSLNATDNLIFTPSDQKNYLTASFGLGSFIAPVVKREFFEEKEEVIEETPVISLVTEERNGRSYLKYAAIFILGLGLAGSAAYSVYQNEIVSERVLVEKAVQKQVESKIQEATFFIKSPMAPVTLSVKSDKEEVKEEKLPYHVVAGAFRDESNAEQVLKKLTKMGYKARRLEVNKHGLYPVLYGSFATYAEAQKVKNEVRESENPEAWLLIESL; translated from the coding sequence ATGAATATAGAACACTACATAGGCCAACTTTTATATCGTTATCAATGCGTTACCGTTCCTGGTTTCGGTGCTTTTTTGACTGAAATTCAATCGGCTCAATGGGTTGAAAGTGCGAATTCTTTTTTTCCTCCTAAAAAACTGATTTCTTTTAATACCAACATTAAAAACAATGATGGTTTATTAGCCAATCATATTGCCAGAGCTGAAAAAACATCTTATGAATATGCTATTAGTGCTATTCAATACGAAGTTTTGAATTGGAAGAAAGAATTGGAAAAAAACAGAATCTTAACAATTAAAAATATAGGTAGTTTTTCATTGAACGCTACTGATAATTTGATTTTCACACCTTCTGATCAAAAGAATTATTTGACTGCTTCTTTTGGTTTGGGTTCTTTTATTGCTCCGGTTGTTAAAAGAGAATTTTTCGAAGAAAAAGAAGAAGTTATCGAAGAAACTCCTGTTATTTCTTTGGTTACCGAAGAAAGAAACGGTCGTTCTTACTTGAAATATGCGGCTATATTTATTCTGGGGTTAGGTTTGGCTGGAAGTGCAGCTTATTCGGTTTACCAAAACGAAATTGTTTCTGAAAGAGTTCTGGTTGAAAAAGCCGTGCAAAAGCAAGTAGAAAGCAAAATCCAAGAGGCTACATTTTTTATTAAAAGTCCAATGGCTCCTGTGACGCTTTCGGTAAAATCAGATAAAGAAGAAGTTAAAGAGGAAAAATTGCCTTACCATGTGGTGGCTGGCGCTTTTAGAGATGAGAGTAATGCGGAGCAGGTTTTGAAAAAGTTAACCAAAATGGGTTATAAAGCCAGAAGACTAGAGGTTAACAAACACGGTCTTTATCCGGTGCTTTACGGAAGTTTTGCTACTTATGCCGAAGCTCAAAAAGTTAAAAATGAAGTTCGGGAATCAGAAAATCCAGAAGCCTGGTTGCTGATTGAATCACTATAA
- a CDS encoding DoxX family protein has product MNNPASLLLLVFFGITFLQSSYEKLFYWNDNVTWLKEHFAKTRLKNHVKLALINLVIMELISTVLCFVGCIELLVNKGRLFGYYGALFSAITLLMMLFGQRLAKDYDGARTIVIYFIPAVMAVYWLS; this is encoded by the coding sequence ATGAATAACCCGGCTTCGCTTTTACTTCTGGTATTTTTCGGAATTACTTTTTTGCAATCCAGTTATGAAAAACTGTTTTATTGGAACGATAATGTGACCTGGTTAAAAGAACATTTTGCTAAAACACGATTAAAAAATCATGTAAAACTAGCGTTGATTAATCTTGTAATCATGGAGCTGATTTCGACTGTTTTGTGTTTTGTGGGTTGCATTGAATTATTAGTAAATAAGGGAAGACTCTTTGGTTATTACGGAGCGTTATTTTCGGCGATTACTTTACTGATGATGCTTTTTGGTCAGCGATTAGCCAAAGATTATGACGGCGCCAGAACTATTGTTATTTATTTTATTCCGGCTGTAATGGCGGTGTATTGGTTGAGTTAA
- a CDS encoding DNA polymerase III subunit, with protein MQFSEILGQEHIKNHLSRSADLGRIPHAQLFVGPEGSGTLAMAIAYAQYILCGNQNGENNGENHACNVKFQKLSHPDLHFAYPTVTTDEVKKNPKSIDFIADWREFVTQNPYGGLFDWYAVLGVQNKQGEIRVDDAQEILKSLSLKAYEGGYKIMIVWMADKLNIAASNKLLKLLEEPPEKTIFILISENEEDILQTIRSRCQVLHFNGLSEAVIADALVSREEIDLKLATKLAHQAQGNYNAALHLLRDKDEEHPFEQWFVTWVRAAFKAKKDAAAIQDLILWSEKIAALGREAQKKFLQFCMEMFRQALLINYETPGLVYFEPKVDKFKLENFAPFVNGNNIQDIFKELSDAMYHIERNGNAKIILTDLSIKLTRLIHKK; from the coding sequence ATGCAATTTTCTGAAATTTTAGGGCAGGAACACATTAAAAACCATCTTAGCAGAAGTGCTGATTTAGGAAGGATTCCGCATGCGCAGTTGTTTGTAGGCCCTGAAGGAAGCGGTACTCTGGCTATGGCAATTGCTTATGCACAATATATTTTGTGTGGCAATCAAAACGGAGAAAACAATGGTGAAAATCATGCCTGCAATGTAAAATTCCAAAAATTATCGCATCCCGATTTGCATTTTGCTTATCCTACCGTTACTACCGATGAGGTAAAGAAAAACCCTAAAAGTATCGATTTTATTGCCGATTGGAGGGAATTTGTAACTCAGAATCCTTACGGTGGATTGTTTGATTGGTACGCGGTTTTAGGTGTGCAAAATAAGCAAGGAGAAATTAGAGTTGATGATGCTCAGGAAATTCTGAAATCACTTTCTTTAAAAGCCTATGAAGGTGGTTATAAAATCATGATTGTTTGGATGGCCGATAAATTGAATATTGCCGCTTCTAACAAACTTTTGAAACTACTCGAAGAACCACCGGAGAAAACTATATTTATTCTGATTTCTGAAAATGAAGAAGATATTCTTCAAACTATCCGTTCACGTTGTCAGGTATTGCATTTTAATGGATTGAGTGAGGCTGTTATTGCCGATGCCTTGGTTTCCCGTGAAGAAATAGATTTAAAATTAGCCACAAAATTAGCCCATCAGGCACAAGGAAATTACAATGCTGCTTTACATTTGTTACGAGATAAAGACGAAGAACATCCGTTTGAACAATGGTTTGTTACCTGGGTTCGTGCTGCTTTTAAGGCCAAAAAAGATGCAGCTGCCATTCAGGATTTAATTCTTTGGAGCGAAAAAATCGCTGCTTTAGGAAGAGAAGCGCAAAAGAAGTTTCTTCAGTTTTGTATGGAAATGTTTCGTCAGGCATTGTTGATTAATTATGAAACACCAGGTTTAGTTTATTTCGAACCAAAAGTCGATAAATTCAAATTAGAAAATTTTGCACCATTTGTAAATGGTAACAATATTCAGGATATATTTAAAGAACTTTCGGATGCGATGTATCATATAGAACGCAACGGAAATGCAAAAATAATTCTAACCGATTTATCAATCAAACTCACACGTTTAATTCACAAAAAATAA
- a CDS encoding lysophospholipid acyltransferase family protein, giving the protein MKSIKTIFWILWRIWFYILMAIPIFIMLPFLILSILSEKGYPYFFRMARIWAKFILFGMGFYYKIEKEQSIEKNKSYMIVANHTSMTDIMLMLAIVKNPFVFVGKQELAKIPIFGFFYKRTCILVDRKNSQSRVAVFTKAHKRIERGLSVCIFPEGGVPDDETILLDHFKEGAFKLAIQHQIPILPISFGDNKERFPYTFFAGSPGIMRVKIHKQVETFGKTESDRKEIREAVRTTIYTQLLEFETEKKTETA; this is encoded by the coding sequence ATGAAAAGCATAAAAACAATTTTCTGGATTCTTTGGCGCATTTGGTTTTACATCTTGATGGCGATACCAATTTTTATTATGTTGCCATTTTTAATACTTTCTATTCTTTCTGAAAAAGGCTATCCTTATTTCTTTAGAATGGCTCGAATTTGGGCTAAATTCATCCTTTTCGGAATGGGATTTTATTACAAAATAGAGAAAGAACAATCGATAGAAAAAAACAAAAGCTATATGATTGTGGCTAATCATACCTCGATGACCGATATAATGTTAATGTTGGCGATTGTAAAAAATCCATTTGTATTTGTGGGAAAACAAGAACTGGCTAAAATCCCCATTTTTGGTTTTTTCTACAAAAGAACCTGCATTTTAGTGGATCGGAAAAACTCACAAAGCCGAGTGGCGGTTTTCACCAAGGCTCACAAACGAATTGAGCGCGGATTGAGTGTTTGTATCTTTCCCGAAGGTGGTGTTCCTGATGACGAAACGATATTATTAGATCATTTTAAAGAAGGTGCCTTCAAATTAGCCATACAACACCAGATTCCTATTTTGCCTATTAGTTTTGGAGACAACAAAGAACGTTTTCCTTATACTTTTTTTGCCGGAAGCCCTGGAATTATGCGTGTAAAAATTCATAAACAGGTAGAGACTTTTGGAAAAACCGAATCGGACAGAAAAGAAATTCGGGAAGCAGTCAGAACTACTATTTACACCCAATTACTGGAATTTGAAACCGAAAAAAAAACTGAAACCGCTTAA
- the recA gene encoding recombinase RecA, producing MSTEKEAKLKALQLTLDKLDKTYGKGTVMKMGDKAIEEVEVISSGSLGVDLALGVGGYPKGRIIEIYGPESSGKTTLTLHAIAEAQKAGGIAAFIDAEHAFDRNYAEKLNVDIENLIISQPDNGEQALEIAENLIRSGAIDIVVIDSVAALTPKSEIEGEMGDSKMGLHARLMSQALRKLTGTISKTNCTVFFINQLREKIGVMFGNPETTTGGNALKFYASVRLDIRRSSQIKDGENVIGNRTKVKIVKNKVAPPFKVAEFDIMYGEGVSKTGEILDLAVEFEIVKKSGSWFSYGETKLGQGRDAVKTLIKDNPELADELEVKIKARIKELAEN from the coding sequence ATGAGTACAGAGAAAGAAGCCAAATTAAAAGCGTTACAGCTTACCCTTGATAAACTGGATAAAACCTACGGAAAAGGGACTGTTATGAAAATGGGCGATAAAGCCATTGAAGAAGTCGAGGTAATTTCTTCGGGATCTTTAGGTGTGGATTTAGCACTGGGAGTAGGTGGTTATCCAAAAGGAAGAATTATTGAGATTTACGGACCGGAATCTTCAGGTAAAACTACTTTAACACTTCACGCTATTGCCGAAGCGCAAAAAGCAGGTGGAATTGCAGCCTTTATTGATGCGGAACACGCATTTGACAGAAATTATGCTGAAAAATTAAATGTAGATATCGAAAACTTAATTATTTCGCAACCTGACAATGGAGAGCAGGCTTTGGAAATTGCTGAAAACTTAATTCGTTCAGGAGCAATTGATATTGTGGTTATTGACTCGGTTGCTGCGTTGACTCCAAAAAGCGAAATTGAAGGCGAGATGGGAGATTCTAAAATGGGTCTTCACGCGCGTTTGATGTCTCAGGCTTTAAGAAAATTAACAGGAACTATTAGTAAAACCAATTGTACGGTTTTCTTTATCAATCAGTTGAGAGAGAAAATCGGGGTGATGTTTGGAAATCCTGAAACTACTACGGGTGGTAATGCGTTGAAATTTTATGCTTCGGTTCGTTTAGATATTCGTCGTTCTTCTCAAATTAAAGACGGGGAAAATGTTATTGGAAACAGAACCAAAGTTAAAATTGTTAAAAATAAAGTAGCTCCACCATTTAAAGTAGCTGAATTTGATATTATGTATGGTGAAGGAGTTTCTAAAACAGGAGAGATTCTGGATTTAGCAGTAGAATTCGAAATTGTAAAAAAATCAGGTTCATGGTTTAGCTATGGAGAAACCAAATTAGGACAAGGTCGTGATGCTGTTAAAACATTAATCAAAGACAATCCTGAATTGGCAGATGAATTAGAAGTAAAAATCAAAGCCAGAATTAAAGAATTAGCAGAGAATTAA